The Populus alba chromosome 6, ASM523922v2, whole genome shotgun sequence genome contains a region encoding:
- the LOC118043883 gene encoding homeobox-leucine zipper protein HAT14, translating into MELALSLGDTSKPFKFLDKTPKLSSKDLGFCMGLGSGFTASTRSHDKLGSHENNHQEDDRRVSSDPPLQLVLLPFSPVPRRHQPPSKTRFPWLTDNLVSEPGSTEGSGRGFDVNRLSMDDADEGAALSSPNSAASSFQMDFGIRSGRGNKRDLEAIEASRASDDEENGLTRKKLRLSKDQSAFLEESFKEHSTLNPKQKLALAKQLNLRPRQVEVWFQNRRARTKLKQTEVDCEYLKRCCETLTKENRRLQKELQDLRALKTSQPFYMQLPATTLTMCPSCERVATTTTTTNPSTSTTTSKTVSLPAKPRLFPMSHGQVQAHQAAS; encoded by the exons ATGGAGCTAGCTTTGAGTTTAGGTGATACTTCCAAGCCTTTCAAGTTTCTTGACAAAACTCCTAAGTTGTCAAGCAAAGATCTCGGGTTTTGCATGGGCTTAGGGAGTGGTTTTACTGCATCAACAAGATCGCACGACAAACTAGGTAGCCATGAAAATAATCATCAAGAAGATGATCGAAGAGTTTCATCAGATCCGCCACTTCAACTTGTTCTTTTACCTTTCTCTCCTGTTCCTCGCAGGCATCAGCCTCCTTCAAAGACTCGCTTTCCATGGCTGACAGATAACT TGGTGTCTGAACCGGGCTCAACTGAAGGATCAGGGAGAGGGTTTGATGTGAACCGTTTGTCCATGGATGACGCTGATGAAGGAGCGGCGCTTTCGTCGCCAAATAGCGCGGCCTCGTCCTTTCAAATGGATTTTGGGATTAGAAGTGGGAGAGGCAATAAGAGAGATTTAGAGGCTATAGAGGCTTCAAGAGCAAGTGATGATGAAGAGAACGGTTTGACAAGGAAGAAACTAAGGCTCTCTAAAGATCAATCAGCTTTTCTTGAAGAGAGTTTCAAAGAACACAGTACCCTTAATCCT AAGCAAAAGCTAGCTTTAGCAAAGCAGTTGAATCTTCGTCCTCGCCAAGTGGAAGTGTGGTTTCAAAACAGAAGGGCAAG GACAAAATTGAAGCAGACAGAAGTAGATTGTGAGTATTTAAAGAGATGCTGCGAGACACTGACAAAAGAGAACAGGAGGTTACAAAAGGAACTGCAAGACTTAAGAGCTTTGAAAACTTCGCAACCCTTCTACATGCAGCTTCCTGCCACCACTCTCACCATGTGCCCTTCTTGTGAGCGCGTGGCCaccaccacaaccaccaccaATCCATCCACCAGCACCACCACCTCTAAAACCGTGTCACTGCCTGCTAAACCTAGGTTGTTTCCTATGTCACATGGCCAAGTCCAAGCTCATCAAGCTGCTTCATGA
- the LOC118043881 gene encoding F-box/kelch-repeat protein At1g30090, with protein MQRVRLSSQQAPVHKLGDSQITLSPKFRVAVIQSSLLNPSPEFESSLQCEPLIPGLPDDIALNCLLRVPVQSHAACKAVCKRWHLLLGNKERFFTRRKELGFKDPWLFVFSFHKCTGKIQWQVLDLINFSWHTIPAMPCKHKVCPHGFRCVSVAHDGTLFVCGGMVSDVDFPLDLVLKYEMQKNRWTVMNRMITARSFFASGVIEGMIYVAGGNSSDLFELDSAEVLDPVKGNWRRIANMGTNMASYDAAVLDGKLLVTEGWLWPFFFSPRGQIYDPRTDKWENMAFGLREGWTGSSVVVYGRLFVVSDLERMKLKVYEAESDSWETIEGPPLPEQISKPFAVNAWDCKIYVVGRNLHVVVGHISRLQQKGICEKKWGFSVRWHVVDPPDSFCDLTPSSSHVLFA; from the coding sequence ATGCAAAGAGTTCGATTATCGTCTCAACAGGCACCGGTACATAAACTAGGGGACTCCCAGATTACATTATCCCCCAAATTTAGAGTGGCTGTAATCCAATCTTCTTTGTTAAACCCTTCACCAGAGTTTGAGTCATCTCTGCAATGTGAGCCCCTTATTCCTGGGCTTCCTGATGATATTGCACTCAATTGTCTTCTCCGGGTTCCAGTCCAGAGCCATGCAGCCTGCAAAGCTGTTTGTAAGAGATGGCATTTATTGCTTGGTAATAAGGAGCGGTTCTTCACCCGTAGAAAGGAATTGGGGTTCAAGGATCCTTGGctctttgtcttttctttccacAAGTGCACTGGAAAGATCCAGTGGCAGGTTTTAGACCTTATTAACTTTTCTTGGCACACTATCCCAGCAATGCCTTGTAAACACAAGGTCTGCCCTCATGGATTTAGATGTGTTTCAGTAGCTCATGATGGTACACTCTTTGTTTGTGGTGGTATGGTCTCTGATGTTGATTTTCCCCTTGACTTGGTTTTGAAGTATGAGATGCAAAAGAATCGTTGGACTGTGATGAATCGGATGATAACAGCTAGATCATTTTTTGCTAGTGGGGTAATTGAAGGGATGATATATGTAGCAGGAGGCAACAGCTCTGACCTTTTTGAGCTTGACTCAGCGGAGGTTTTGGATCCTGTAAAAGGGAATTGGCGTAGAATTGCAAACATGGGAACAAACATGGCATCTTATGATGCAGCAGTTCTTGATGGGAAACTTCTTGTGACAGAAGGGTGGTTGTGGCCATTCTTTTTCTCTCCCAGGGGTCAAATTTATGATCCAAGGACTGATAAATGGGAGAATATGGCTTTTGGATTGAGAGAAGGTTGGACTGGTTCCAGTGTGGTGGTCTATGGCCGCTTGTTTGTGGTTTCAGACCTTGAACGGATGAAGCTCAAGGTTTATGAAGCAGAAAGTGATTCTTGGGAAACAATAGAAGGGCCTCCCTTACCAGAACAAATTTCTAAACCATTTGCTGTCAATGCTTGGGATTGCAAAATCTATGTTGTGGGTAGGAATCTTCATGTTGTTGTGGGTCATATCTCTAGGCTGCAGCAAAAGGGCATTTGTGAGAAGAAATGGGGCTTCAGTGTTAGATGGCATGTGGTGGATCCGCCAGATAGTTTCTGTGACTTGACACCTTCAAGCTCTCATGTTCTTTTTGCATAG
- the LOC118043880 gene encoding protein trichome birefringence codes for MADTTASKHLSSISGGNIITDMKNLSSILKTRRTKTFAYGFMFAFVAFTIFLAFSPSPNSSSPWFTNIFSTSTSTASSDSHRSQFSSIFSYFLPNNTSAATSQEQGRGFSSMPSQNTTRSKTTLSPNSRTEVKEPISVKNLTQSTVLQPNRTSNSSVVIIEPAFANNQTQTAVNSDKGQVLKPNQTTVANPSTIQVAANQSENTPTKSGSLVKEGSGNQDKGDAGKTVSSNFTATLEKKQSNATKQSNETNSGKEVKRGLDNRVHNLANCDFFDGEWVKDDSYPLYKPGSCSLIDEQFNCIINGRPDKDYQKYKWKPKGCTLPRLNPRHMLDMLRGKRLVFVGDSLNRNMWESLVCILKGSVKDQSKVFEVNGRHHFRGEASYSFLFKDYNCTIDFFVSPFLVQEWEMPEKDGSMRETLRLDLVGRSSSQYKSADIIVFNTGHWWTHDKTSKGKDYYQEGSHVYNELNVLEAFRKALTTWARWVDANVDPMKSLVFFRGYSASHFSGGQWNSGGQCDSEAEPIKNVTYLRQYPPKMLVLEKVLRNMKTHVTYLNVTQMTDYRKDGHPSVYRKQNLSPEERKSPLHFQDCSHWCLPGVPDAWNEILYANLLVNEKQKQQAKKRHR; via the exons ATGGCTGACACAACAGCCAGCAAACACCTCTCTTCCATCAGTGGAGGTAACATAATTACAGATATGAAGAACCTATCTTCTATCCTTAAAACAAGGAGAACTAAGACTTTCGCTTATGGCTTCATGTTTGCTTTTGTTGCTTTCACTATCTTCTTGGCATTCAGTCCTTCTCCAAACTCATCCTCTCCCTGgtttactaatatttttagtaCCAGCACTAGTACTGCTTCTTCTGATTCTCATAGATCTCAATTTTCTTCGATTTTCTCTTACTTCTTGCCCAACAACACATCAGCAGCCACCTCACAAGAGCAAGGCCGTGGTTTCTCTTCAATGCCTTCACAAAACACTACTAGATCTAAGACCACCTTATCACCCAATTCTAGAACAGAAGTTAAAGAACCAATAAGTGTAAAAAACCTCACTCAAAGCACAGTTTTGCAACCAAACCGGACCTCTAATTCTTCAGTTGTCATTATAGAGCCAGCCTTTGCAAATAATCAAACTCAAACTGCAGTGAATTCTGATAAAGGTCAAGTTTTAAAGCCAAATCAAACCACAGTTGCTAACCCAAGTACAATCCAGGTAGCAGCAAATCAAAGTGAAAATACACCCACGAAGTCAGGTTCTTTGGTAAAGGAAGGCTCTGGAAATCAAGATAAAGGTGATGCAGGTAAGACCGTGTCATCAAATTTTACTGCTACACTTGAGAAGAAACAAAGTAATGCGACAAAACAGAGCAATGAAACCAATTCAGGGAAGGAAGTGAAGCGGGGACTTGATAATCGGGTGCATAATTTGGCAAATTGCGATTTTTTTGATGGAGAATGGGTCAAGGATGATTCGTATCCGCTTTACAAACCCGGGTCTTGTTCATTGATTGATGAGCagtttaattgtataattaatggCAGGCCTGATAAAGACTATCAGAAATATAAATGGAAGCCTAAAGGATGCACTTTACCAAG GTTGAATCCTCGTCATATGCTGGATATGTTGAGAGGAAAGCGACTTGTTTTCGTTGGCGATTCCCTGAACAGGAATATGTGGGAGTCTCTGGTTTGTATTCTAAAAGGATCAGTGAAAGATCAAAGCAAGGTTTTTGAAGTGAATGGAAGACATCATTTTCGAGGGGAAGCTTCATACTCCTTTTTATTCAAA GATTATAACTGCACAATTGATTTCTTTGTATCGCCTTTCTTAGTTCAAGAATGGGAAATGCCCGAAAAGGATGGATCGATGAGGGAGACGCTTAGGCTTGATTTAGTAGGGAGGTCTTCCAGTCAATATAAAAGTGCAGATATCATCGTCTTCAATACTGGACACTGGTGGACACACGACAAAACTTCCAAAGG GAAAGATTATTACCAAGAAGGGAGTCATGTGTATAATGAGTTGAATGTTCTAGAGGCCTTTCGAAAAGCTTTGACAACATGGGCCAGATGGGTTGATGCAAATGTAGATCCAATGAAATCTCTGGTCTTCTTCAGAGGATATTCTGCTTCCCATTTCAG CGGTGGGCAATGGAATTCTGGTGGGCAATGTGACAGTGAGGCTGAACCCATAAAAAACGTCACATACCTAAGGCAGTATCCACCGAAGATGCTGGTTCTTGAGAAAGTGTTGAGAAACATGAAAACACATGTCACATACCTCAATGTTACACAGATGACTGATTATCGGAAGGATGGGCACCCTTCAGTCTATAGGAAGCAAAACCTGTCTCCGGAGGAAAGGAAATCACCGTTACATTTCCAGGACTGCAGCCATTGGTGTCTTCCCGGTGTGCCGGATGCGTGGAATGAGATTCTCTACGCTAATCTTCTAGTCAACGAAAAACAGAAGCAGCAAGCGAAGAAGAGGCATAGGTAA